One region of Baekduia soli genomic DNA includes:
- a CDS encoding ArsA family ATPase — protein sequence MGVPRTILYTGKGGVGKTSVAAATARRCAAAGLRTIVLSTDPAHSLADALALPLGADPTPAGDGLWGQQVSAQQELERNWAAVQDWLGDMLVARGVDRISAAELTVPPGMDELFSLLAIRRHHESGDYDVVVVDCAPTGETLRLLSFPDVARWWLDKVFPQQGRLLDAARPLARAVLDVSLPGAEVFDDVEALVRNLIVMNELLRDADHVSVRLVMTPDRMVVDEARRTFTYLNLYGYLTDAVVVNRVFGAEVGDYFAPWRTRQQAQLQAVAEAFAPVPVLEAPYFEEEVVGPAMLDRLGEALFAATGTGHERLHHQVSERLVLGPDGATLRLELPFAQRGDVTLKRVGAELIVGVDGHRRTMLLPPALDGLHPSRADLADGALTITFAGAGGGSA from the coding sequence TTGGGAGTCCCGCGGACGATCCTCTACACCGGCAAGGGCGGCGTGGGCAAGACGTCGGTCGCTGCGGCCACCGCGCGCCGCTGCGCCGCTGCCGGGCTGCGGACGATCGTGCTCAGCACCGATCCCGCCCACAGCCTCGCCGACGCGCTCGCGCTCCCGCTCGGCGCCGACCCCACCCCGGCCGGTGACGGCCTCTGGGGCCAGCAGGTCAGCGCCCAGCAGGAGCTCGAGCGCAACTGGGCCGCCGTGCAGGACTGGCTCGGCGACATGCTCGTGGCCCGCGGCGTGGACCGCATCAGCGCCGCCGAGCTCACCGTCCCGCCCGGCATGGACGAGCTCTTCAGCCTGCTGGCCATCCGCCGCCATCACGAGTCCGGCGACTACGACGTCGTCGTCGTGGACTGCGCGCCGACCGGCGAGACGCTGCGGCTGCTGTCGTTCCCCGACGTCGCGCGCTGGTGGCTGGACAAGGTCTTCCCCCAGCAGGGCCGTCTGCTGGACGCGGCCCGGCCGCTGGCCCGTGCGGTCCTCGACGTCTCGCTGCCCGGCGCGGAGGTGTTCGACGACGTCGAGGCCCTCGTGCGCAACCTCATCGTCATGAACGAGCTGCTGCGCGACGCCGACCACGTGTCGGTCCGCCTGGTCATGACGCCCGACCGGATGGTCGTCGACGAGGCGCGCCGTACGTTCACCTATCTCAACCTGTACGGGTACCTGACCGACGCCGTCGTGGTCAACCGCGTCTTCGGCGCCGAGGTGGGCGACTACTTCGCGCCCTGGCGCACCCGCCAGCAGGCCCAGCTGCAGGCCGTCGCCGAGGCGTTCGCGCCCGTCCCGGTGCTCGAGGCCCCGTACTTCGAGGAGGAGGTCGTCGGGCCCGCGATGCTCGACCGCCTCGGCGAGGCGCTGTTCGCGGCGACGGGCACGGGCCACGAGCGCCTGCACCACCAGGTCTCCGAGCGCCTGGTCCTGGGCCCCGACGGCGCCACGCTGCGGCTCGAGCTGCCCTTCGCGCAGCGCGGCGACGTCACGCTCAAGCGCGTGGGCGCCGAGCTCATCGTCGGCGTCGACGGCCACCGGCGCACGATGCTGCTGCCGCCCGCGCTCGACGGCCTGCACCCCAGCCGGGCCGACCTGGCCGACGGCGCGCTGACGATCACGTTCGCCGGCGCCGGCGGAGGGTCCGCGTGA
- a CDS encoding DUF4383 domain-containing protein, with product MLLRRRRTEAIQNADDREVIVEHGTSLAKGPALIVGSILVAFGLASLLKNADFPSASANFPDGTAQGSNFLGFEVNGWTGFFCITAGALLLFGAAQHHLAKMMSLLVGLALGACAVIALIDGHDVLGLAAANGWTKLGWAVAAVVLVLNVLAPRRRRERVVRAGGAAAVAPAATRTDRGRVVADEPARRGRFGRHRDVEVVDEPATTVGERPPRA from the coding sequence ATGCTGCTGCGCCGACGCCGGACCGAGGCGATCCAGAACGCCGACGATCGCGAGGTCATCGTCGAGCACGGTACCTCGCTCGCGAAGGGGCCCGCGCTCATCGTGGGGTCCATCCTGGTGGCCTTCGGGCTCGCGAGCCTGCTCAAGAACGCCGACTTCCCGTCGGCCTCCGCGAACTTCCCCGACGGCACCGCCCAGGGGTCGAACTTCCTCGGCTTCGAGGTCAACGGCTGGACCGGCTTCTTCTGCATCACGGCCGGTGCGCTGCTGCTCTTCGGCGCCGCCCAGCACCACCTGGCCAAGATGATGTCCCTGCTCGTCGGCCTCGCGCTCGGCGCCTGCGCGGTCATCGCGCTCATCGACGGCCACGACGTGCTGGGGCTCGCGGCCGCCAACGGCTGGACCAAGCTCGGCTGGGCCGTCGCCGCGGTCGTCCTCGTCCTCAACGTCCTGGCCCCGCGCCGGCGCCGCGAGCGCGTCGTGCGGGCCGGCGGCGCCGCCGCCGTCGCCCCGGCCGCCACGCGCACCGACCGCGGGCGCGTCGTCGCCGACGAGCCCGCCCGCCGTGGGCGCTTCGGCCGTCACCGCGACGTGGAGGTCGTCGACGAGCCCGCCACGACCGTCGGCGAGCGCCCGCCCCGGGCCTGA
- a CDS encoding CBU_0592 family membrane protein gives MSLAQLLQVVGAVVVLVPFAGSQLCRMRADGQAYLWLNVLGSGLLAALALADRQWGFLLLEACWGLVAARGLVRPRAA, from the coding sequence ATGTCCCTCGCGCAGCTGCTCCAGGTCGTCGGCGCCGTCGTGGTGCTCGTCCCGTTCGCGGGCTCCCAGCTCTGCCGCATGCGCGCCGACGGCCAGGCCTACCTGTGGCTCAACGTTCTGGGGTCCGGCCTGCTGGCCGCGCTCGCTCTCGCCGACCGCCAGTGGGGCTTCCTGCTCCTGGAGGCCTGCTGGGGGCTCGTGGCGGCCCGGGGCCTGGTCCGGCCCCGGGCGGCCTGA